One stretch of Pseudobdellovibrionaceae bacterium DNA includes these proteins:
- a CDS encoding patatin-like phospholipase family protein encodes MRMRDKKKIGLVLSGGGIKAAAFHIGVCLALREKGFRFAGGSKDLVKKNHPDESDKTIRLYVGSSAGAFMSSMLAAGYSLEALVNAFEVGTGNSPHFKDQNSLDALRPIGYRDIFSVNGKGLLKTIPLGLLRKSLISGGLEALVKDKFKVNGFFTTKGLEKYLREYALSHNEFSQLGVELFIIGTQLNHTRKAIFGAFPEKSKTTNVKYVNYAKISEAVAASTSLPPVFAPYGLKNDDGKEMFYFDGEIRDTLSTHVAADHGADLVIASYSVQPYHYTQEVGSLHNFGIPVILNQALYQVIQQKIDRHIRNQQDIRVIYESIDGYLQNTNLPDEHRQKILEMIRERAGFKPNVDYVYIHPRPHDTEMFFADHFSLNPTTLEKIVKIGFKSAISALRAADL; translated from the coding sequence CTGCGGATGCGCGATAAAAAGAAGATCGGCCTCGTTCTCTCCGGTGGGGGCATCAAAGCGGCTGCCTTCCATATAGGCGTTTGTTTGGCGCTCCGCGAAAAGGGTTTTCGGTTCGCCGGGGGCTCCAAGGACCTGGTCAAGAAGAACCACCCCGACGAATCGGACAAGACGATCCGTCTTTATGTCGGGTCCAGTGCCGGGGCCTTCATGAGTTCCATGCTCGCGGCTGGTTACTCACTGGAAGCCCTGGTCAACGCCTTCGAAGTCGGGACCGGAAACTCCCCCCACTTCAAAGATCAAAACAGCCTCGATGCCCTTCGCCCGATCGGTTACCGCGACATCTTTTCCGTGAACGGGAAAGGCCTGCTGAAAACCATCCCCCTCGGCCTCCTGCGTAAATCCCTGATCAGCGGCGGCCTCGAAGCCCTGGTGAAGGACAAGTTCAAAGTGAACGGCTTCTTCACGACCAAGGGACTGGAAAAGTACCTGCGCGAGTACGCTTTGTCGCACAACGAGTTCAGCCAACTGGGCGTTGAGCTCTTCATCATCGGCACACAGCTCAATCATACAAGGAAGGCTATCTTCGGAGCTTTCCCCGAGAAATCCAAAACCACGAACGTCAAATACGTGAATTACGCGAAGATCTCGGAAGCAGTCGCCGCGTCGACCTCGCTACCTCCCGTCTTCGCCCCCTACGGGCTGAAAAACGACGACGGCAAAGAGATGTTCTACTTCGATGGCGAGATTCGCGACACGCTTTCAACCCACGTCGCCGCCGATCACGGCGCCGATCTGGTCATCGCGAGTTATTCTGTGCAGCCGTATCACTATACTCAAGAGGTCGGATCTCTTCACAATTTCGGAATCCCGGTCATCTTGAACCAGGCTTTGTACCAGGTGATCCAGCAGAAGATCGATCGCCACATCCGCAACCAACAGGACATTCGCGTCATCTACGAGTCCATCGACGGATACCTACAGAACACGAATCTGCCCGACGAACACCGGCAGAAGATCCTCGAGATGATCCGCGAACGCGCCGGTTTCAAGCCCAACGTCGACTACGTTTATATCCATCCCCGTCCGCACGACACCGAGATGTTCTTCGCGGACCACTTCAGCCTGAATCCGACGACGCTCGAGAAGATCGTGAAGATCGGTTTTAAGTCAGCGATCTCGGCCCTGCGCGCCGCCGATTTGTAA